CTTTTATTCTTTCTCCCATTTTTTACCTCCTTTCTAAAAAAATTCAAAAAAATAACCCTAACCAAACGGTTAAGGTTAAAACGCATCAATTAAAGCCTCTGCTTTTTCTTCAGAAATGTCATTGTTTTTATTTTGATATATGGAAAGTACATAATGAAATGGCATTTTTAAGACTTC
The window above is part of the Sporosarcina luteola genome. Proteins encoded here:
- the gpGT gene encoding phage tail assembly chaperone GT, which encodes MMDLIENGKDANEVLKMPFHYVLSIYQNKNNDISEEKAEALIDAF